The Methyloferula stellata AR4 genome includes a window with the following:
- a CDS encoding Trm112 family protein, translating into MTEQNQDKPQTAPLAAEPSKIDPRLLEILVCPLTKTTLEYDAAAQELISRAAKLAYPIRDGIPIMLPDEARPIDE; encoded by the coding sequence ATGACGGAGCAGAATCAGGATAAGCCGCAGACGGCGCCTCTCGCGGCGGAGCCGTCGAAGATCGATCCCCGGCTTCTGGAAATTCTCGTCTGCCCTTTGACCAAGACCACGCTAGAATATGATGCCGCGGCGCAAGAACTGATCTCCCGCGCGGCGAAACTGGCCTATCCGATCCGCGACGGCATTCCGATCATGCTGCCCGACGAAGCGCGGCCGATCGATGAATAG
- a CDS encoding GNAT family N-acetyltransferase: MYPLASARSARNAVSVVPALDAGVVSSREVPAGSVRIVRRDEIATLARWPTAFLDQRKDRRFYELVEDTLGGFEYFYLLAGSAIQPCFVLDQDLASGVGARMGAFVSGVRRLWPRFLKARTLMVGCAAGEGHLDGSASTQAATATLLASSLRRVARDVNCVMIVLKEFPASYRKPLQVLEGAGFVRAPSMPMTTLALEFKNFEDYVDRMLSYQMRSKLRRKLRIAARAKPAITMSVEHDISDLVDEIYPLYLAVYDRSPLKFEKLTNAFLREIGKRMPDKARFLIWRQGEKIIAFSLCTVQGDAVCHDYVGFDYSVAFELNLYYVVFRDIIEWAIGNSYKRFYSGSLNYDPKWHLRQSLYPIDLYVRHTSAPLNAILKRLMPLLEPTHSDPILPHFDNYRELWESPSPAA; this comes from the coding sequence ATGTATCCATTAGCGTCGGCACGCAGTGCCCGCAACGCGGTTTCGGTTGTGCCGGCTCTGGATGCTGGCGTGGTGAGTTCGCGCGAAGTTCCAGCAGGGTCGGTCAGGATCGTCAGGCGCGACGAAATAGCGACCTTGGCTCGCTGGCCGACCGCATTTCTCGACCAGCGGAAGGATCGCCGCTTCTACGAATTGGTGGAAGACACGCTCGGCGGATTTGAATATTTTTATCTGCTCGCCGGTTCCGCCATCCAGCCCTGCTTCGTCCTCGACCAGGATCTCGCCTCCGGCGTCGGCGCCCGAATGGGGGCTTTCGTTTCGGGGGTCAGGCGGCTGTGGCCGCGCTTTCTAAAGGCGCGCACGCTGATGGTGGGCTGCGCGGCGGGCGAGGGACATCTCGACGGCAGCGCATCGACGCAGGCCGCGACCGCGACGCTGCTGGCATCGTCGCTTCGGCGCGTCGCGCGCGACGTCAATTGCGTCATGATCGTGCTTAAGGAGTTTCCCGCCTCCTACCGCAAGCCCCTGCAGGTTCTGGAGGGCGCGGGTTTCGTCCGTGCGCCCAGCATGCCGATGACGACGCTGGCCTTGGAGTTCAAGAATTTCGAAGATTACGTCGATCGGATGCTGAGCTATCAGATGCGCAGCAAATTGCGCCGCAAGCTACGAATCGCCGCGCGCGCCAAGCCCGCGATCACGATGAGCGTCGAGCATGATATCAGCGACCTGGTCGATGAGATTTATCCGCTCTATCTTGCGGTCTACGATCGCTCGCCCTTGAAGTTCGAGAAGCTGACCAACGCATTTTTGCGCGAAATTGGAAAGCGGATGCCCGACAAGGCGCGTTTCCTCATCTGGCGGCAGGGCGAGAAGATCATCGCCTTCAGCCTCTGCACCGTGCAAGGCGATGCGGTCTGCCACGATTATGTCGGCTTCGATTATAGCGTCGCCTTCGAACTCAACCTCTATTACGTGGTGTTCCGCGACATCATCGAATGGGCGATTGGCAATAGCTACAAGCGCTTCTACAGCGGCAGCCTCAACTACGATCCGAAATGGCACCTGCGGCAGTCGCTCTATCCGATCGACCTCTATGTGCGGCACACATCGGCTCCGCTGAACGCGATCCTGAAAAGGCTCATGCCTTTGTTGGAGCCAACGCACTCCGATCCGATCCTGCCGCATTTCGACAATTATCGGGAGCTGTGGGAGTCGCCCTCGCCAGCGGCGTAG
- a CDS encoding TetR/AcrR family transcriptional regulator has product MSIAERKERQRAERYELILAAARELAEAEGWDAVTTRRLAELINYSQPVLYGHFKGKADIMAAVATRGFEELATRLKMETAKVTDAPDVLRNVCAAYLDFARSRSVVYEAMFVLPTKIKFASEETPPALRAAFDELVAALGPDRQEPVFLAEVLWSALHGMVVLMQSERIPAAGAEVRLNILVQKFSSSGV; this is encoded by the coding sequence ATGTCAATCGCCGAACGCAAAGAGCGCCAGCGTGCGGAGCGCTATGAGCTCATCCTGGCCGCAGCGCGCGAACTGGCCGAAGCCGAGGGCTGGGACGCCGTCACCACGCGACGTCTCGCGGAGCTCATCAACTACAGCCAGCCGGTTCTCTACGGCCACTTTAAGGGCAAGGCCGACATCATGGCCGCAGTGGCCACGAGAGGATTCGAGGAACTTGCGACGCGATTGAAAATGGAAACGGCGAAGGTCACTGATGCTCCGGACGTTTTGCGCAACGTCTGTGCCGCCTATCTTGATTTTGCCCGTTCGCGATCGGTCGTTTATGAGGCGATGTTCGTCTTGCCGACAAAGATCAAATTCGCCAGCGAGGAAACGCCGCCAGCTCTCCGTGCTGCTTTCGACGAGTTGGTCGCCGCGCTTGGGCCAGATCGGCAAGAGCCGGTATTTCTGGCTGAAGTGCTGTGGAGCGCGTTGCATGGAATGGTCGTCCTCATGCAATCTGAACGTATTCCAGCCGCTGGCGCCGAGGTTCGATTGAACATTCTCGTCCAAAAATTCAGCAGCAGTGGCGTTTAA
- a CDS encoding DUF4267 domain-containing protein produces MIQIAYVLSGLIAAAILFLGARFWLAPATASAGFGIAASPPLSTGFTAWLSVKGTRDIASGLFVILLMANGSPRLVGEFMLVASLIAFGDMVTVLRSGGSRGAALGIHGFTGLVIVATGTCLILGAN; encoded by the coding sequence ATGATCCAAATCGCATATGTGCTTTCCGGCCTGATCGCGGCCGCAATTCTGTTCCTCGGCGCGCGCTTTTGGTTGGCGCCCGCCACGGCATCAGCCGGGTTCGGCATCGCCGCTTCACCTCCCCTGTCGACCGGATTTACCGCGTGGCTTTCTGTGAAGGGCACGCGAGATATCGCGTCGGGCCTTTTTGTCATCCTGCTCATGGCCAATGGATCGCCGCGGTTGGTCGGCGAATTCATGCTCGTGGCGAGCCTCATCGCGTTTGGCGACATGGTGACAGTCCTTCGATCGGGCGGAAGCAGAGGCGCCGCCTTGGGCATTCATGGCTTTACGGGACTGGTCATTGTCGCAACTGGCACGTGCCTCATCCTAGGCGCCAACTGA
- a CDS encoding ammonium transporter yields the protein MNFSMPCKTGPRAAGLSATGLSAVLGLLLMVAATGLAEAQPAALVPNKGDTAWMLTSTALVLMMSVPGLALFYGGLVRSKNMLSVLSQIFMIVALVSIIWVVYGYSLAFTNGGALNNFVGGFDKVFLKGITPDSTSATFSNGVVIPEYVYMAFQMTFACITPALIVGAFAERMKFSAVLLFMVLWVTFIYFPIAHSVWYWAGPDDIAAAAKALAEASGEAAKAAAQAKLDAVTANAGYFNQIGALDFAGGTVVHINAGIAGLVGALMLGKRIGYPQQHMPPHSLTMTMIGASLLWVGWFGFNAGSNLEANGVTALAFVNTFVATSAAALSWLFVAWAFEGKPSLLGLVSGAVAGLVAITPASGYAGPMGSIVLGLIAGAVCFIFVAKIKPKVGYDDSLDVFGVHCIGGIIGAIGTGILVAPYLGGVGLTDYTLKPGEASPGDYVMATQVLTQVKTVVFTLLWSGIGSAIIYKVVDLVIGLRVAPEVEQEGLDVAEQGEQAYNM from the coding sequence ATGAATTTCAGTATGCCTTGCAAGACCGGGCCACGCGCCGCCGGTCTTAGCGCCACCGGTCTTAGCGCGGTTCTTGGGCTTTTACTGATGGTGGCGGCGACGGGCCTCGCAGAAGCGCAACCGGCCGCTCTCGTCCCCAATAAGGGCGACACGGCCTGGATGCTGACATCGACCGCCCTCGTCCTCATGATGTCCGTCCCCGGACTTGCGCTATTTTATGGCGGTCTTGTCCGCAGCAAGAACATGCTCTCGGTTCTATCCCAGATCTTCATGATCGTCGCGCTCGTGTCGATCATCTGGGTCGTCTACGGCTATTCGCTCGCCTTCACGAATGGCGGGGCTCTGAATAATTTCGTCGGCGGCTTCGACAAGGTCTTCCTGAAGGGCATCACGCCCGACTCGACCTCAGCCACTTTCTCGAACGGCGTCGTCATCCCGGAATATGTCTATATGGCCTTCCAGATGACCTTCGCCTGCATCACGCCGGCCTTGATCGTCGGCGCCTTCGCCGAGCGGATGAAATTCTCGGCGGTCCTCCTTTTCATGGTCCTTTGGGTCACGTTCATCTATTTCCCGATCGCACATAGCGTCTGGTATTGGGCGGGTCCAGACGATATTGCCGCGGCGGCGAAAGCTCTGGCCGAGGCCTCGGGCGAGGCAGCCAAGGCCGCGGCTCAGGCAAAACTCGACGCAGTCACGGCCAATGCGGGCTATTTCAACCAGATAGGCGCGCTCGATTTCGCTGGCGGAACGGTCGTCCATATCAATGCCGGCATCGCCGGTCTCGTGGGCGCTTTGATGCTCGGCAAGCGGATCGGCTATCCGCAGCAGCATATGCCGCCGCATTCGCTGACCATGACGATGATCGGCGCCTCGCTGCTGTGGGTCGGCTGGTTCGGTTTCAATGCCGGTTCGAACTTGGAGGCGAATGGGGTGACCGCGCTCGCCTTCGTGAATACATTCGTTGCGACGTCTGCCGCGGCGCTTTCCTGGCTCTTCGTCGCATGGGCCTTTGAAGGCAAGCCATCGCTGCTCGGCCTTGTGTCGGGTGCCGTCGCCGGCCTCGTCGCGATCACGCCCGCCTCCGGCTATGCCGGGCCGATGGGATCGATCGTGCTCGGTCTCATCGCCGGGGCGGTCTGCTTCATCTTTGTTGCCAAGATCAAACCGAAGGTCGGCTATGACGACTCGCTCGATGTGTTCGGCGTGCATTGCATCGGCGGAATCATCGGCGCGATCGGAACCGGTATTCTGGTTGCGCCCTATCTCGGCGGCGTCGGCCTGACCGACTATACGCTGAAACCCGGCGAGGCTTCGCCCGGCGACTATGTGATGGCGACGCAGGTCCTGACGCAGGTGAAGACTGTGGTCTTCACGCTTCTCTGGTCGGGCATAGGTTCGGCGATCATCTATAAGGTCGTGGATCTCGTGATCGGCTTGCGCGTCGCGCCGGAAGTCGAGCAGGAAGGCCTCGACGTCGCCGAGCAGGGCGAGCAGGCCTATAATATGTGA
- a CDS encoding DNA translocase FtsK, which yields MRTNILFAAIDHVPDPLRAFAMRRTAELGGLALVLGTSLLAIALATWSVQDPSLNHATQGAVRNLLGAPGAIVADLIMQMFGLSAVAFLAPLTFWGWRLLTARRLERLKLRFILWVLGGLAAAGFASLLPVTTRWPLPTGLGGVVGDAMLALPHKLFTGAGLVAVAVFFAGFAVLALSASVKLSAHDAFEYDGDEDEELMPRPRGRALPDDEDAGGEPGLGLISLGALIHAGLSLKAGLKRLFRSRSNAAQPRGPAPWQAAAREDGFSGYVDEVPWPDERVEPRFDSLPFDASVYAPPATRAAPPEPEPEDEEEDAGPRRVRPGAPPLKSGQRIAKEVQPSLLDRLAPSNYQLPPLMILSEAKKQPASAGKLSEEALEQNARLLEGVLDDFGVKGEIINVRPGPVVTLYELEPAPGIKSSRVIGLADDIARSMSAVSARVAVVQGRNAIGIELPNQRRETVFLRELLASEDFEKSKFSLSIALGKTIGGEPIIVDLAKMPHLLVAGTTGSGKSVAINTMILSLLYRLKPSECRLIMVDPKMLELSVYDGIPHLLTPVVTDPKKAVVALKWAVREMEERYKSMSKLGVRNIDGFNARVIQAHNKRETITRTVQTGFDRETGEAIYEQEVMELSPLPYIVVIVDEMADLMMVAGKDIEGAIQRLAQMARAAGIHLIMATQRPSVDVITGTIKANFPTRISFQVTSKIDSRTILGEQGAEQLLGQGDMLYMAGGGRISRVHGPFVSDNEVEKVVAHLKSQGQPEYLDAITAELDLSAVEDGERPAPGSMDAEESGDLYDRAVAIVLRDRKCSTSYIQRRLSVGYNKAASLVERMEEEGVVGAPNHSGKRAILVGGGIDRGAFDLAGEG from the coding sequence ATGCGGACGAATATTCTCTTCGCTGCGATCGACCATGTTCCCGATCCGCTGCGGGCTTTCGCCATGCGCCGGACCGCGGAACTGGGCGGGCTCGCGCTGGTCCTCGGCACCAGCCTGCTGGCGATCGCGCTTGCGACCTGGTCGGTGCAGGACCCGAGCCTCAACCATGCGACTCAAGGCGCCGTCCGCAATCTGCTCGGCGCTCCGGGCGCGATCGTCGCCGATCTGATCATGCAGATGTTCGGCCTCTCGGCGGTGGCCTTTTTGGCACCGTTGACCTTCTGGGGCTGGCGGCTTTTGACCGCGCGCCGCCTCGAACGGCTGAAACTGCGTTTCATTTTGTGGGTTCTCGGCGGTCTCGCAGCGGCTGGATTTGCCTCTTTGCTTCCGGTGACCACACGCTGGCCCTTGCCGACGGGCCTTGGCGGCGTCGTCGGCGACGCCATGCTGGCGCTGCCGCATAAATTATTTACCGGCGCGGGCCTCGTCGCTGTCGCCGTCTTCTTTGCCGGTTTCGCGGTGCTGGCGCTCTCGGCCTCGGTGAAGCTGAGCGCCCATGACGCCTTCGAATATGATGGGGACGAAGACGAAGAGTTGATGCCGCGGCCGCGTGGGCGAGCCCTGCCGGACGATGAGGATGCAGGCGGGGAGCCGGGTCTAGGCTTGATTTCGCTTGGTGCGCTCATTCATGCCGGTCTCAGCCTCAAGGCAGGCCTCAAGCGGCTGTTTCGGTCGCGCAGCAATGCGGCCCAGCCGCGCGGGCCGGCGCCGTGGCAGGCGGCGGCGCGCGAGGACGGCTTTTCGGGTTATGTCGACGAAGTTCCCTGGCCGGACGAACGCGTCGAGCCGCGCTTCGACAGTCTGCCATTCGATGCGAGCGTCTATGCGCCACCGGCGACCCGCGCCGCGCCGCCGGAACCCGAACCTGAAGACGAGGAAGAAGACGCAGGACCGCGCCGCGTGCGTCCGGGTGCGCCGCCCTTAAAAAGCGGCCAGCGCATTGCCAAGGAAGTGCAGCCCTCTCTCCTCGATCGCCTGGCGCCGTCCAATTATCAATTGCCGCCGCTCATGATTCTCTCCGAGGCGAAGAAACAGCCTGCCTCGGCCGGAAAATTGTCGGAAGAAGCGCTCGAACAGAATGCCCGGCTGCTTGAAGGCGTGCTCGACGATTTCGGCGTCAAGGGCGAGATCATCAATGTGCGGCCGGGTCCGGTCGTCACGCTTTACGAGCTTGAACCGGCACCCGGCATCAAATCCTCGCGCGTGATCGGTTTGGCCGACGACATCGCCCGTTCAATGTCGGCGGTTTCGGCCCGCGTCGCGGTGGTGCAGGGCCGCAATGCGATCGGCATCGAGCTGCCGAATCAGCGCCGTGAAACCGTCTTTTTGCGCGAGCTTCTTGCAAGCGAAGATTTCGAGAAATCGAAATTCTCGCTCTCGATCGCGCTCGGCAAAACCATCGGCGGCGAGCCGATCATCGTCGATCTCGCGAAAATGCCCCACCTCCTTGTCGCGGGCACGACGGGCTCCGGCAAGTCGGTTGCAATCAATACGATGATCCTGTCGCTTCTCTACCGGCTGAAGCCGTCTGAATGCCGGCTGATCATGGTCGATCCGAAAATGCTGGAATTGTCGGTCTATGACGGCATCCCGCATCTGCTGACGCCCGTCGTCACCGATCCGAAGAAGGCCGTCGTCGCGCTCAAATGGGCGGTGCGCGAGATGGAGGAACGCTACAAGTCGATGTCGAAACTGGGTGTCCGCAACATCGACGGCTTCAACGCGCGGGTGATCCAGGCCCATAACAAGCGCGAAACCATCACCCGCACGGTGCAGACGGGCTTTGACCGCGAGACGGGCGAAGCCATCTACGAGCAGGAGGTGATGGAGCTTTCGCCGCTGCCTTACATCGTCGTGATCGTCGACGAAATGGCCGATCTCATGATGGTCGCCGGCAAGGACATCGAAGGCGCGATCCAGCGCCTGGCGCAGATGGCGCGCGCGGCCGGCATCCATCTCATCATGGCGACGCAGCGGCCCTCGGTCGATGTCATCACCGGCACGATCAAGGCGAATTTCCCGACACGAATCTCGTTCCAGGTGACGTCGAAAATCGACAGCCGGACAATTTTGGGCGAGCAGGGCGCCGAGCAGCTGCTTGGCCAGGGCGACATGCTCTATATGGCAGGCGGCGGCCGGATTTCCCGCGTTCACGGTCCCTTCGTCTCGGACAATGAGGTCGAAAAGGTCGTCGCGCACTTGAAAAGTCAGGGCCAGCCGGAATATCTCGACGCCATTACGGCCGAGCTTGATCTGTCCGCCGTGGAGGATGGGGAACGGCCGGCGCCCGGCAGCATGGATGCCGAGGAATCCGGCGATCTTTATGACCGTGCGGTGGCAATCGTCCTCCGCGACCGCAAATGTTCGACAAGTTATATCCAGCGGCGGCTTTCGGTCGGCTATAATAAGGCGGCCTCGCTCGTCGAGCGCATGGAAGAAGAAGGCGTGGTCGGCGCCCCCAACCATTCCGGCAAAAGGGCTATTCTTGTCGGCGGTGGCATAGATCGCGGCGCTTTCGACCTCGCCGGCGAGGGTTAA
- a CDS encoding outer-membrane lipoprotein carrier protein LolA yields MKRAACLFLALWTAGFWAAPIAASAENAPLNLGPNPKTAGAAAKNTPAPPPPPPPIDPATAIQKANAYFSSNATMIGDFVQIGGDGRRSEGKIYVQRPGKLRFEYALPATLEIVADGMSVAVVDRKLGTKDVYFINQTPLKFLLKDQIDLSRDAQVVSVTSDPNVVSILIEDKSTFGGTSFIKLMFDPVKFTLKQWQITDPQGYETLVSLFNVDLTKKPDPWLFGLAPPPAEHPVNAN; encoded by the coding sequence ATGAAAAGAGCGGCCTGCTTGTTTCTGGCACTTTGGACGGCGGGTTTTTGGGCCGCGCCCATTGCGGCGTCCGCGGAAAATGCGCCGCTCAATCTCGGCCCGAATCCCAAAACGGCCGGTGCTGCGGCGAAGAACACCCCCGCGCCGCCACCCCCGCCACCGCCCATCGATCCGGCCACCGCCATCCAGAAGGCCAATGCCTATTTCTCGTCGAATGCGACGATGATCGGCGATTTCGTGCAGATCGGCGGCGACGGGCGGCGCTCAGAGGGCAAGATCTATGTCCAGCGGCCCGGTAAGCTGCGGTTCGAATACGCGCTTCCGGCGACTTTGGAGATCGTCGCGGATGGCATGTCGGTCGCCGTGGTCGACCGCAAGCTCGGAACCAAGGATGTCTATTTCATCAACCAGACGCCGCTGAAGTTTCTCCTCAAGGACCAGATCGATCTGTCGCGTGACGCGCAGGTCGTCAGCGTGACGAGCGATCCGAATGTGGTCTCCATCCTCATCGAGGATAAATCGACCTTCGGTGGGACATCTTTCATAAAATTAATGTTCGATCCGGTGAAGTTCACGCTCAAGCAATGGCAGATCACCGATCCGCAGGGTTACGAGACATTGGTCTCGCTGTTCAATGTGGATTTGACCAAAAAACCCGATCCCTGGCTGTTTGGGCTGGCGCCGCCGCCGGCCGAACACCCCGTCAACGCCAATTGA
- the tesB gene encoding acyl-CoA thioesterase II, which yields MTAQLDDLLKCLDLEPAGIGAYTGHCLNAGWRRVFGGLVVAQALVAAQRTVDAWLPHSLHGYFILPGDPALPILYEVDTLRDGQSFATRRCNALQNGRAIFSLIASFQKDEPGLDHQLPMPEVAQPDTLLSEAEIEARYAHLLPAAVRQWFDANKHPIETRFIDLARFLDRKARPPVQYVWFRAAGPLPDDPAIHRALLAYMSDLTLLDTALVAHGRTIFDADLQVASLDHALWFHRPFRADDWLLYAQDSPNSSGARGLTRGLIYARDGRLVASVAQEGLIRQSAKGAESHIKHV from the coding sequence ATGACCGCGCAGCTTGACGATCTTCTCAAATGTCTCGACCTCGAACCGGCTGGCATCGGCGCCTATACGGGCCATTGCCTGAATGCGGGCTGGCGTCGGGTATTCGGCGGCCTTGTGGTCGCCCAGGCGCTTGTCGCGGCGCAGCGGACGGTCGATGCCTGGCTGCCGCATTCGCTGCACGGCTATTTCATCCTGCCGGGCGATCCGGCCCTGCCGATTCTCTATGAAGTCGATACGCTGCGCGACGGCCAGAGCTTCGCCACGCGCCGCTGCAATGCATTGCAAAACGGCCGCGCGATTTTCTCGCTGATCGCGTCTTTTCAGAAAGACGAGCCCGGCCTCGACCATCAGCTGCCCATGCCCGAGGTCGCCCAGCCGGACACGCTTTTGAGCGAGGCGGAGATCGAAGCCCGCTACGCCCATCTCCTGCCGGCCGCCGTTCGCCAATGGTTCGATGCCAATAAGCATCCGATCGAGACGCGGTTTATCGATCTCGCCCGGTTCCTCGACAGGAAAGCCCGGCCGCCGGTGCAATATGTCTGGTTCCGCGCGGCGGGGCCGTTGCCGGACGATCCCGCCATCCACCGTGCGCTGCTGGCTTATATGTCGGATCTGACCCTGCTCGATACGGCGCTTGTCGCGCATGGCCGGACGATCTTCGATGCCGACCTTCAGGTCGCGAGCCTCGATCATGCGCTTTGGTTTCACAGGCCGTTTCGCGCTGACGACTGGCTGCTCTATGCGCAAGACAGTCCCAATTCCTCCGGCGCGCGCGGGCTGACGCGCGGGCTTATCTATGCCCGGGACGGGAGGCTGGTCGCCTCCGTCGCGCAGGAAGGCCTGATCCGCCAAAGCGCAAAGGGGGCCGAAAGCCATATAAAGCACGTATAA
- a CDS encoding P-II family nitrogen regulator: MKIVMAIIKPFKLDEVRDALTTLGVHGMTVTEVKGYGRQKGHTEIYRGAEYAVSFLPKLKVEVAVAPELLERTIEAIIAAARTGQIGDGKIFVSNLDQAVRIRTGERDLDAL; encoded by the coding sequence ATGAAAATTGTGATGGCGATCATCAAGCCGTTCAAATTGGATGAGGTGCGCGATGCTCTGACGACGCTGGGCGTGCATGGCATGACGGTGACCGAGGTCAAGGGCTATGGCCGGCAGAAGGGTCACACCGAGATCTACCGCGGTGCGGAATATGCCGTCAGCTTTCTGCCCAAGTTGAAAGTCGAGGTTGCGGTCGCTCCGGAACTCCTCGAACGGACGATCGAGGCCATCATCGCCGCCGCGCGCACCGGCCAAATCGGCGATGGCAAGATTTTTGTCAGCAATCTCGATCAGGCCGTCCGGATCCGCACGGGAGAGCGGGATCTCGACGCGCTATGA
- a CDS encoding thioredoxin family protein: protein MAGNQGQPQTVGGTAANALIKDTETASFGPDVIAESQIQPVLVDFWAPSCEPCKQLTPILEKVVKSAKGKVKLVKMNIDEHPQIPDRLGVRSIPAVIAFQKAQPIDGFMGALPESQIRGFIERLVGPIEASEDFLPQAEELLAGGDPTGAAEIFAGILKDDPSEFKALGGLIRSFVAAGEIESARRILSSVPAAGERDLAIVAAKAAVELAEQAAQVGDLAALMKAIEADPDNHEARFELAIALNAQGERDAAADQLLEIIRRDRTWNDDGARKQLLQFFDAWNLMDPATLTARRKLSSLLFS, encoded by the coding sequence ATGGCCGGCAATCAGGGGCAGCCGCAAACGGTGGGCGGCACGGCTGCGAATGCGTTGATCAAAGACACGGAAACTGCGAGTTTCGGGCCGGATGTCATCGCCGAATCGCAAATCCAGCCGGTCCTCGTCGATTTCTGGGCACCCTCGTGCGAGCCTTGCAAGCAGCTGACCCCCATTCTTGAGAAAGTGGTCAAATCGGCCAAGGGGAAAGTCAAGCTCGTCAAAATGAATATCGACGAACATCCGCAGATTCCCGACCGTCTCGGCGTGCGCTCGATCCCGGCGGTCATCGCGTTTCAAAAGGCGCAGCCGATCGACGGCTTCATGGGCGCGCTTCCGGAAAGCCAGATCCGCGGCTTTATCGAGCGGCTTGTCGGGCCGATCGAAGCCAGCGAGGATTTCCTGCCGCAAGCCGAAGAGCTGCTGGCAGGCGGCGACCCGACTGGGGCGGCTGAAATCTTTGCCGGCATTTTGAAGGACGATCCGAGCGAGTTCAAAGCGCTCGGCGGTCTTATCCGGTCCTTTGTCGCGGCCGGCGAAATCGAAAGCGCGCGGCGGATTCTGAGTTCGGTTCCGGCGGCGGGCGAGCGCGATCTGGCGATCGTCGCGGCGAAAGCCGCGGTCGAACTTGCCGAACAGGCGGCCCAGGTCGGCGACCTCGCCGCCCTCATGAAGGCGATCGAAGCCGATCCGGATAATCATGAGGCCCGCTTCGAGCTTGCGATTGCGCTCAATGCGCAAGGCGAACGCGATGCGGCAGCGGATCAGCTTCTCGAAATCATCCGCCGCGACCGCACCTGGAACGATGACGGCGCGCGCAAGCAATTGCTGCAATTTTTCGACGCCTGGAACCTGATGGACCCGGCGACGCTCACGGCAAGGCGCAAATTGTCATCGCTCTTGTTTTCCTGA
- a CDS encoding LON peptidase substrate-binding domain-containing protein — MTMNEMYHGPGELPHVLPVFPLTGVLLLPRGQLPLNIFEKRYLAMVDDAMRSHRIIGMIQPDPELRKSGSIPALFSVGCAGRITQIAETGDGRYHLTLTGIARFRIVKEADVETLYRQCEVDFGPFVRDFDAHQGENQVDREGVIRTLREFAETNNLQIDWNSISEVPNEALVNALSMMSPFGPKEKQALLEANDLKGRAEVLVAITEFELARGKSENMRLQ; from the coding sequence ATGACGATGAATGAAATGTATCACGGTCCCGGCGAGCTGCCGCATGTCTTGCCGGTCTTTCCGCTGACCGGCGTCCTGCTTCTGCCGCGCGGCCAATTGCCGCTCAATATTTTCGAAAAGCGCTATCTTGCCATGGTCGATGATGCCATGCGCAGCCATCGCATCATCGGGATGATCCAGCCCGACCCGGAACTGCGCAAATCGGGTTCGATCCCGGCGCTGTTTTCAGTGGGTTGTGCCGGTCGCATCACGCAAATCGCCGAAACGGGAGATGGGCGCTATCACCTGACCTTGACCGGCATCGCGCGGTTCAGGATCGTGAAGGAAGCCGACGTCGAGACGCTCTATCGGCAATGCGAGGTGGATTTCGGTCCCTTCGTCAGGGATTTCGATGCCCATCAAGGCGAAAACCAGGTCGATCGCGAAGGGGTGATCCGCACTTTGCGCGAATTCGCCGAGACGAATAATCTTCAAATCGATTGGAACAGTATCAGCGAAGTGCCGAATGAGGCGCTCGTCAATGCGCTGTCCATGATGAGCCCTTTCGGGCCAAAAGAAAAACAGGCGCTTCTCGAAGCCAACGATCTCAAAGGACGCGCCGAAGTGCTTGTGGCGATCACCGAGTTCGAGCTTGCGAGGGGCAAGAGCGAAAACATGCGTCTGCAATGA
- a CDS encoding NIPSNAP family protein has translation MRYELTTISCSPLGTPDASKRARAWVEDAVAGQLLGIWHSDIGTIGQLIVLRAFENNDDLASERERALLSADPFGSASGVTPIRMESFAPFPFLPPVVGRDYGGTFEFRTYFQKPGGLPGTLAGWRDAIQPAQAYTDHLVVNMYALDGEPRITHIWGFDSVAQRDKLRGEHYAAGLWPPRGGPERIASATSMIARSEPGLAIV, from the coding sequence ATGCGCTATGAACTTACGACGATCTCCTGCTCGCCGCTAGGCACGCCTGATGCCTCCAAACGCGCCCGTGCGTGGGTCGAAGACGCCGTTGCCGGTCAACTGCTCGGCATCTGGCATTCTGATATCGGGACAATCGGGCAGCTGATCGTACTCCGCGCGTTCGAAAACAATGACGACCTGGCGAGCGAGCGGGAGCGAGCGTTGTTGAGCGCAGACCCATTCGGCAGCGCCAGCGGCGTTACGCCGATCCGGATGGAGAGCTTCGCGCCATTTCCATTTCTGCCGCCCGTGGTTGGGCGCGACTATGGCGGCACCTTTGAGTTTCGGACCTATTTTCAGAAACCCGGTGGCCTGCCCGGTACGCTGGCCGGCTGGCGCGACGCGATCCAACCAGCGCAGGCGTACACCGACCACCTGGTCGTCAACATGTACGCGCTCGATGGCGAACCGCGCATCACCCATATCTGGGGCTTCGATAGTGTGGCTCAGCGCGACAAGCTTCGGGGCGAGCACTACGCAGCCGGTCTTTGGCCGCCCCGGGGTGGTCCCGAGCGGATCGCAAGCGCTACCTCGATGATCGCAAGATCTGAACCGGGGTTAGCAATCGTGTAG